A window from Uloborus diversus isolate 005 unplaced genomic scaffold, Udiv.v.3.1 scaffold_13, whole genome shotgun sequence encodes these proteins:
- the LOC129232639 gene encoding ctenidin-3-like gives MTALVGRAAGDEVREAVGTGAEDAGTHFTPRHSRVRRFYAGGGGPGGYGEYGGWGPGGPGGYGGGGGPVGYGGYGCGGGAGWYGGYGSGGPGGPGSFDGGGGILGYGGYGADAGNAGGAGGAGGAGTPADAGGAGAPGGAGGSGGSAGHRTVTSVISGGYGGYSAGDAFGYPGAYAVGYQFRRPMPGNPWFPQR, from the coding sequence ATGACGGCATTAGTGGGACGAGCTGCAGGTGATGAAGTTAGAGAAGCAGTCGGTACAGGTGCAGAAGATGCTGGTACGCACTTCACACCTAGACACTCCAGAGTCCGCCGCTTCTACGCTGGTGGTGGAGGTCCTGGCGGTTATGGAGAATATGGCGGTTGGGGACCTGGTGGTCCTGGTGGTTATGGTGGCGGTGGAGGCCCCGTTGGTTATGGAGGTTATGGTTGCGGTGGAGGCGCTGGTTGGTATGGAGGCTACGGCAGTGGAGGCCCTGGTGGTCCTGGCAGTTTTGATGGCGGTGGAGGCATTCTCGGTTATGGAGGCTATGGTGCTGACGCCGGTAATGCCGGTGGTGCTGGTGGTGCGGGTGGAGCTGGAACTCCTGCTGATGCTGGTGGCGCTGGAGCTCCTGGTGGTGCTGGTGGAAGTGGAGGTTCTGCCGGCCACAGGACCGTAACAAGCGTCATAAGTGGCGGTTATGGAGGTTATAGTGCTGGTGACGCTTTCGGTTATCCTGGCGCTTACGCTGTAGGTTACCAATTCAGGAGGCCAATGCCCGGCAATCCTTGGTTTCCTCAACGCTAA